The Sphaerochaeta sp. sequence CTCCTTGAAAAAGGTCACCACACCCTCCAGGACTGGAGAATGGATGTTTGTTTTTTGATACGCAAACAGCACACTCCCATTTCCCAATGTGTTCCCACTCAGAATAGTTTTTTCTTTCGCAGAAAGGCCACATACTTTCCCTACGGTAAGCTTGGCTACCTTTTCCACCACATCAAAAGTCCGGGAGAATACCAATGTTTTCCTTCCTTCCGGGCGGTAGGAAAGCTGTTCACTGGGAATTGTGTTTTCCTGTACGGAGATGTCATATTGGTAGTTGATACCACCAATGTAAAACACTAAAGAGAAGGTACTTGGTTTCTGAGCCATTGCATCATCCAACGCGAATGGTTCGTACAATGTCTCTTCATCTTTCGTTTCCGGTCCGTCCAACACGAGATCGCGAAGTGTGTCAAACGCAAGGATCATATTCGTCTTCCCTGAGGCATTGTAGCCGTACAACACCCCCAGCTTCAACAGATCCACATGGTCATTCACATGAATCAAAAGGTGTTCGTCCGCATCATTCTTCATCTTCTTGTTGACGATGAAGCTCAGCGTCTGCGTTTCCTTGATGGAACGATAATTTGTAACAGAAAATGAAGAAATCATTATTTTTATTCCTATTATACGTAAAATATTTACGTATATTAGAGTAACATTTACATTCTTTGACGTCAATCATTCCAACGCTTCATTTATTTAAAAATTGGTACTTCCTCATTTCTTGTCGATTCTCAAAGACCTTTTGTTCGCCTTTCTCAGGTTTTTATTCCACACTCTTTCTTTTCGTTGTTCCCCGAAAGGTACGCCCAGACGCCGATCACACCCTCCATGCTAAGACCTGAAAGCAGGACAGAGGGGGTGAAAAATAAGGAATATCTGCTATCCTTGGAAAGGAGAGGCAGACATGGGGAAAAACCGGAAGACGTATCAGGAGTCATTCAAGAAGCAGGTGGCGATCGAGGCGCTGGAAAGCAAGAAGACAGTAGCGGAAATCGCTTCTGAGAACGGGATCACGCCCGGCATGGTGTCAATGTGGCGGAAATCGTTCATCGAAGGAGACTTCAGCAAGGATCTGGGGAAGACGCGCAAGGAGCTGGAAGAAAAGCAGAAAGCGCTGGATGCGGCGACGATGGCGCTGGGGAAAGCCCAGCTGGAGATCGAACTGCTCAAAAAAAAAGTGAATCCGCAGGGATGAGCGTCTACGAGCTGGTGGACCATGAAAGCGCAGTGGAATACCTTCGCGGGGGCCTTGGCCTTCCGGTATCCGGCCAATGCCGTCTCCTGGGAATCTCCCGGAGCAGGTATTACCAGTGGAGGAAGCTGCGGGAAGCCAGGAAAGCAATGCCTGAACGGCAATATGATGGGCGGAAAGAAGAAGAACTCGCATTGGTTGACAAGATCCTAGGCGTCTGGACGGAGAATCCGGCCTGGGGATACCGGAAACTGGGCAGGTACCTGCAGCGGAACGGTTTCCCCTCAGCCACGGAGAAACGGGTGCGTCTCATCTACCAGCGGCTGGGCATCCATGGGGTCTCCCCGGTGTTCCGCACCACCCGCCAGCCGAAAGGGAAATGCCTGAAGCACCCGTATCTGTTGAGGGGGAAGAAGATACGGTTCTCC is a genomic window containing:
- a CDS encoding transposase, with translation MGKNRKTYQESFKKQVAIEALESKKTVAEIASENGITPGMVSMWRKSFIEGDFSKDLGKTRKELEEKQKALDAATMALGKAQLEIELLKKKVNPQG